In Populus alba chromosome 1, ASM523922v2, whole genome shotgun sequence, a single window of DNA contains:
- the LOC118063018 gene encoding (-)-germacrene D synthase-like, translating into MSVEGSAIFSTATAEPNASRRSASFSPSIWGDHFLSYATDSMETSDKAEHKKLKEEVKRELMANINRPSQTLDFIDAIQRLGISYHFEIEIDEILREMYRSHCDFDNGDDDDHHHNDLYAISLKFRLLRQQGYKISCDVFGKFKNSQGTFNDSLANDTRGILSFYEATHLRVHGDEMLEEALAFTTSHLEFLATHSSSPLRAKINHALKQPIRKGIPRLEARHYFSIYQEDPSCSEVLLNFAKLDFNILQKQHQKELSEIAKWWKELDFAKKLPFARDRVIECYFWILGVYFEPEYLLARRMLTKVIAMTSVIDDIYDVYGTPEELELFTDAIERWEITAVDQLPEYMKVTYKALLDVYTEIEENMVSEERSYRVYYAKEAMKNQVRAYYLESKWFHQKHTPTMEEYMAVALVTSAYAMLAATSFVGMGHVVTKDSFDWLFRGPKILKASETICRLMDDIVSHKFEQKRGHVASSIECYMKQHGTTEQETVHEFRKQVTDAWKDVNEEFLHPTAVPMPLLTRMLNLARVIDVVYKDEDGYTNAGTALKDLVSALLIDPVTM; encoded by the exons ATGTCTGTTGAAGGTTCTGCAATTTTCTCTACTGCCACTGCAGAGCCCAATGCTAGTCGCCGTTCTGCAAGTTTTTCTCCTAGCATTTGGGGTGACCATTTTCTCTCGTACGCAACCGATTCCATG GAAACGAGTGACAAAGCCGAGCATAAAAAACTGAAGGAAGAAGTGAAAAGGGAGCTGATGGCCAATATCAATAGGCCTTCACAAACACTGGACTTCATTGATGCGATCCAACGCTTAGGCATCTCTTACCATTTTGAGATTGAGATTGATGAAATACTAAGAGAAATGTACAGGTCCCATTGCGACTTCGATAATggagatgatgatgatcatcATCATAATGACCTATACGCCATTTCTCTCAAATTTCGACTGCTTAGACAACAAGGCTATAAAATCTCATGTG ATGTGTTCGGCAAGTTCAAGAACAGCCAAGGGACCTTCAATGATTCCCTTGCCAATGACACTCGAGGAATTTTAAGCTTCTATGAAGCTACACATCTCCGGGTGCATGGAGATGAGATGTTGGAAGAAGCACTTGCGTTCACTACTTCCCACCTAGAGTTCTTGGCCACCCATTCAAGCTCTCCGCTGAgagcaaaaataaatcatgctTTAAAGCAGCCTATTCGCAAGGGCATACCAAGGCTAGAGGCAAGGCATTATTTCTCTATCTACCAAGAAGATCCTTCATGTAGTGAAGTTTTACTGAACTTCGCTAAATTAGACTTCAACATTTTGCAAAAGCAACACCAGAAGGAACTAAGTGAAATTGCAAA GTGGTGGAAAGAGTTAGATTTTGCTAAGAAGCTGCCGTTTGCAAGAGACAGGGTTATAGAGTGCTACTTTTGGATATTAGGAGTGTACTTTGAGCCAGAGTATTTGTTGGCTCGAAGGATGCTGACCAAAGTTATTGCCATGACTTCCGTCATCGATGACATCTACGATGTCTATGGTACACCGGAAGAACTCGAGCTCTTTACTGATGCAATTGAGAG GTGGGAAATTACTGCCGTAGATCAGCTGCCAGAGTACATGAAAGTGACCTACAAGGCACTTCTAGATGTCTACACAGAAATTGAGGAAAATATGGTCAGTGAAGAAAGATCATACCGTGTCTACTATGCAAAAGAAGCA ATGAAGAATCAAGTTCGAGCATACTACCTTGAATCTAAATGGTTCCACCAAAAACACACACCAACAATGGAGGAATACATGGCTGTTGCACTGGTCACTTCGGCCTATGCAATGCTAGCAGCTACATCCTTTGTTGGAATGGGACATGTTGTAACCAAGGACTCCTTCGATTGGTTATTTAGGGGACCTAAGATTCTTAAAGCCTCAGAAACAATTTGCAGACTCATGGATGACATCGTGTCCCACAAG TTCGAACAAAAGAGAGGGCATGTTGCCTCGAGCATTGAATGTTACATGAAACAGCATGGCACCACAGAACAAGAAACTGTCCATGAATTTCGAAAACAAGTTACAGATGCTTGGAAGGATGTCAATGAAGAGTTTCTCCACCCAACCGCAGTCCCCATGCCTCTTCTGACAAGGATGCTCAACCTTGCTCGGGTGATTGATGTTGTGTACAAAGATGAAGATGGCTATACAAATGCTGGAACTGCGCTCAAAGATCTTGTTTCTGCTCTACTCATTGATCCTGTGACGATGTGA